ACGAGAAAACATAGGTAATTATATTTTTATGTAAAAAATATTGTGAAACAACTATTGTTTCTTCCTCTTCTATAATGTCCGAATCAGCTAATAGCCTGCTTATAATTTATCAGAGGTTAAGTTCCTGCTTTCGCTCTTAATTCTTGCACCTGCTTTATTATTTCTTCTACTAAGTCCTTAGCACCGCCTGGATCGATTATTGCAGCGCTAGCTGCAGCCACCTCTATACCTGCTGCTTCACCCAGCTTCTTCTTGCTTGGGACATAGACATATGGTATTTTCTTTTCATCGCAGAGTAAAGGTAGGTGAGCAACTATTTCTGGTGGATCAACGTCTTCAGCAATTATTACTAATCTAGCTATTCCTCTTTCAACAGCTTTTGTTGTTTCATTTGTTCCCTTCTTTATCTTACCACCTGTCTCTCTAACCTTCTTGACTGCTTCATATACTTTCTCAGCTAGTTCTGAGGGTACCTCGAATTTTACATAGAACGGCTTAGACATAACTTCATCCTCCTCCCAATTCTTCGGTCGTCTGACTTAAAAGCTAATAATAGTAAATGATATTATAAGGTTTTTGTTATTTATGTGCAAAAATACATTTGATCTCCTCTGGTTCTTTGGAATCAATTCTTGCAAACCCTATTCTATAGAACTGTACTATGTCTCCATGTTCTTCGTTAATTAATGCCTTTTCTGCGAGGAGCATTCTTGTTTCAAGACTTGTTTCCTTTGGTATTACTAGTTTGACTCTTATTGCTTGCTCGGGTTTAACCCATTGAATTATTGGTGCATGATATTGCTTTGCTTCTTTAGCTGATAAACTTATTAGTCTTGCTTCAAAACCCATATAGTTTTTAGAGAATACTGGTCGTGTTAGCGCAAAGTTTCCTATTCCCATTAATCTAAACATTTTATTTTGTATGGTATCAAAATCTCTACGTGATATGTATACTATGTCTCCTGGTTTTACTATATAACTATATGTTTCATGTGTTGAAGGATGACGTAATACGTGGGCTTCAATACTATTACTAAAACCTATAAGTTTCAGTGGTAATGCTTCTTCGACAGCCATATACCTTTTTGCCTGAGGATCTATGATTGATCTATTTATTGCAGCTAAGTTAACATAACTAATCCTTGCATCAATAACATTTATTCCTACATCCTTTATTATTCTCCAAAGAGTTTCTCTTGCAATCCCCCTTCTCCGTAAGCCGGACAATGTTCCGAATCTTGGATCATCGTATGGCTCCATATTATATTCTACAATCATCTTCCTCATTCTAGACTTGCTCAAAATAACTCCTTCAAGACTTAATCTACCAAAATGTATGGTTTCCGGATATTTCCAACCCATATGATCATATAGGAATTTCTGCTTAATAGTGTTTGAAACATGTTCTTTAGCTCTGAGTATATGTGTAACACCCATTAAGTGATCATCTATTGCAGCAGCTAAATTATATGTGGGCCACAAGATGTATTTGTCTCCAACAATTGGATGAGGTGTTTTAGAAGTATCAATTATTCTTGCAGCAACCCAGTCCCTAACACTTGGATCAGGATGTGACAGGTCTGTTTTAACCCTAACAACTGCTTCTCCCTCAGAATAGTATCCTTCAAATATCTTGTCAAGCTCTTCCAGGTGTTTTTCAGGGGATAATTCTCTGTGAGGACATGGTTTTCCAGCATCTCGTAGTTTCTTGAATTCTTTCGGACCACATTTATCCACATAAGCTCCTCCACGTTTTATTAGTTCCCGTAAAGTATTGTAGAGTATTGGTAAGCGTAGACTTTGAATATATTCCTCATCCCATTTAATACCTAGCCATTTAAGATCATTTCTTATCCTATCATATGCTTCTGGAAAAGGTGCTTTTGTTCTAGGATCGGTGTCTTCGAATCTTAGAATCATTTTTCCCTCATACATTTCAGCATACCAGTAACTGAGAAGTGCAGGTCTAGCGTTTCCTAAATGGATAGTATAGTCTGGATTAGGAGCGAATCTTGTGACAACTTTTCCCTTTACAGCATTGGGTAGGGGTGGTAAAGATTTTTCTTCTGTTTTAGGTTTTTCTTCAAGTAGTTCTGGCCAATTCTTTTCAATAATTTCTTTTTGTTTTTCTATTGATAACTTGTTTACTTCGTTTATTGTTTCACGGACTATACTAATTATTTCTTTAACGTGTCTTCGTATCTCCGGTATTTCGGCTATAATTTTGGATATTACGGGTTTTAATTCTGCTTTTCCACTGTGTTTATATGCGTTTAGTAATGCGTATTTATATGCTGCTTCACGGACTTTTTCTAATAATGATTTCTCTAATGTCATCTTTATTCACTACCGCTAAAACATATCTTTCAGGTTTTTCCCATGGAAAATTAATTACGAGTAAGACTACTCCCTTACATGGTGAACGAATTGTTCTTACTTCACCTTTACCAGTAATTATGTATGCAACTTTATCTCTTTCCTCGATTACGTCTCCTTCTCTGGGAAAAACATATGGTTGTACACCTTTAACCTCGATTAGGCAAAGCTTCTTATTTTCATCTATTAGAAAACCTTTCATTTCTTTTTCTCCACTATACTCTGGGATTACTATGAATGCTTTTTTAGTAGCTGGTTTTACTAGGTCAATATAATTTATTATGTGTTCATAAACTATATGTCCGAATACACGCTTATAATTCACATTATCTATATCTTCTTTCGTAAATGCTAAGGCATAATGTCCATTTATTTCTAGAATATACTTATCGCCTTCCACTCCTTCAACGAATATTTCAGGATATCTATATTTTTCCATTATTGAAAACCACCTTTACGAACAAATTGTATATAGTTTTCTAAATCTATTTTTCTCTGTTTAAAATAGCTTAGTATAGGCTCGAACAATACAACTGGTTTGCCACGGGCTTCATTTGGATTCTTAGCTCCAATTAGGAAGAGTATGGTTCTAATAGTCTCGATATATGTGTATAGGAATTCGTATGCTTTATTATAGCCTTGTTTTAATAAGAGATAAATAATTGGTTTTGCTATTCCAACCATGTTTGCTCCGAGAACTAATGATTTTACTGCTTTTAAACCATCCCATACTCCTCCACTAGCAATGATGAATGAGTCGGGAGCAGCGTTTCTAGTCTCAATAATTGCTAGTGGCGTGGGTATTCCCCATTTACTAAGAATTTCAGCGATTCTCCTCTTATACTCGGGCGTCCTAGACCGATACTTCTCGACTAATATCCAGTTTGTACCACATGAGCCTGATACGTCAAAGTATCTTATACCAATAGATCTGAATAATGATGCTGTTTCCATGGAGATACCGTTGCCTACTTCTTTAATGATTACTGGAACATCAATGTTATCAAGTACTTCTTCGATCTTGGCAATAACATTGTCACTAAATCTTGTATCTCCTTCTGGCTGTATAGCTTCTTGTGCTGGATTTAAATGTATTGCTAACGCGTCTGCCTCAATGGATTTGATAAGAAACTCAACATCATTTATGCTTAGATCATTAATGGTGTTAATACCGATATTACCAATAACCGGTACATCCTGCGCGGTCTTCCTAACTATTCTATAGGTTTTCAATACATCACTGTTCTCTCTATATATAATCATTGGTCTTTGACTTCCAACACCTATAGCTATACCTAGTTCTTGTGCTAGTCTAGCTAGTTTCTCATTTATTTTAGTAACATTTCTATGTCCTCCCGTCATTCCCGTTATCATTAGTGGTGCTTTAATAGTATAGCCTAGAAAATCTATCCTAAGATCCGTTTCCTCCAGATCTATTTTTGGAAAAGCTTGGTGAACAAGCATTATAGAATCGTATATTTCCGAGCAATGATCAGAAAAATCAACGTTTTCCTTCAAAATAATATCTATATGTTCTAGTTTTCTTTCACCTATATTCCTATCCATTTAAGGCACCGTATTATTAGCTAGGAATAAACATTGTATTTCTTTTAAAATAATGCTTATTAATATGTGATAATATTCTGTTACATATTATTTAATTAAAAACCTTATTGCAGCATAACCTACAACGGTTGATTTATCTCCTGAGACATCTCCACTTGTCGCATATTTTAATAGTTTAGCTTCTCCTTTACCATATAGTTTTACGAGTTCTATCAGAGTCATTATTCCTCCAGGACCACAGATGGTTACATGCTCCTCTAATAAAACCTTGTAGAAACCATCTGTGTCAAGTGCGAGTATGCGTTCTAGTGCTTTTTTGTCTTTGGCAACTGTTATATCATGTGGGTCATAATGGTTAAAGTCGCTGCTAGCAATTATTATACTATCTCTTCCTGTGCTCTGTAAAGATTCATATATTGCTTTAGAGAGATCCCTGGCTACATCTGGTGTGTGTAAGCCTAGAACTATCGGTACTATTTTAACATTGTCACCGAACAAATACTGTATAAATGGTAATTGAACCTCTATTGAATGTTCTTCGACATGTGCATATACGTCGAGTTCGGCGAGATCACTATTGTTAACTATATCTCTAGCTAGTTCAGCATCAACCTCTAGTTCTCCTAGAGGAGTAATCCATTTTCCTGCTGGATATACTGATACAAGTGAACCTAAACCTGAATGATTTGTTCCAATAATAATTATGGTTTCAGGTTTACCGTCGAGGGCTAAGTTGTAGTAGACATGAGCAGCTATAGGCCCGCTATAAATGTAACCTGCATGTGGAGCTACGTATCCTAAGGTTTCTTTGCGCCGTGCATTTGATACTTTAGGCAATTCTCCTGGACCAAGTGGATGTTTAAAAGAATGCTCGATAAACCCACGTAGTTTTTCTGGATCGCTTGGATAAAAATATCCAGCTACAACTGGGAGTCGTGTATGTGGTTTTTGCTCCAAATATTATTTCACCTCTTAAGTTTTACTTCAAACTCTGAAGGAGGCTCAGGCAAGTCGCCGTCCGGCGGCAATAATCCTTTCTCCCTAAGTATTTGTCTCGCCAATAACCAATATATTAGTGCTAAGCTTTTTCTACCCTTATTATTTGCTGGAATAATTAGGTCTATATATTCTGTTCTATTATCTGTATCAGCTAGTGAAACAATAGGTATACCTATTTCTGCTGCTTCCTTCAATGCTTGGGAATCAGCACGTGGATCGGTTAATAATACTATGTCTGGTTCAAAATACCATTTAAGACTTGGATTCGTAAAGGTTCCAGGCATAAATCTACCGATGAAAGGTTTGCATCCTACATAGTTGCAGAACTTAACAACAGGTTTTTGCCCATATGTTCTAACTGATACTACAGCTATTTTTGATGGTTCATATCTTGACAAGAACTTTGCAGCTATTCTTATTCTTTCATCAGTTTTTCTAACGTCTAGAATATATAGTCCATCGTTTCTAACACGGTAAACAAATTGTTCCATAAATTTTGTGCATATATGAGTTCCTATATGAACTCCTGCCATCAAATATTTTTCTAGAGGAACCAATAATTCTATTACCGGTTTTGTCCGGGTTTTCTCTGCAGATTCTTTATTTTTTGATTGTTCTTGAGCCATATTATTTCACCTCTTAGCTTACTCATGATACTTTGGGGAAGTTTAAGATTTCATAAGATATATCGATGTGTGAGAGAAACATTCGTCTACAACAGTATCTTTTAACACCTAGATCGTCGAGGACTTTGCCTGGATCTTCTCCTGCCTCAACTCTTTTCTTAAATTCTTCCCATAAATGACCTATGGGTGCACCACATGTGAAACATCTGACTGGAAACATCATTTTTATAAAACCACCTCGTTTTTACCTATAGCTTTTCTGCCATCTCCTCCTAGCACTATATCTGCCCCATTTCTCGGGCTCCGTTCTTCTCGGGTCTCCGCTTAACATGTATCTGTCGTATTCAGTAAATATTTTTCTTAGTTCAGGATTGCTATCTGCATATTCTAGTAGCCCCCTGGCAATAGCCATTCTAACAGCGTCTGCTTGACTCATTATACCGCCTCCTTTAACATTCACGTATATGTCTACCTGTTTCCATAGATCTCCGGCTATGACTAGGGGTTCATACATTTTTAGCCGAGCAAGCTCTATTGGCCATATTTCTAATGGTACATTATTTATCCACACTCTTCCCTCGCCAGGCTTAATAATTGCTCTTGCAATGCTTGTCTTCCTTTTACCTGTTGCAATAACTATTTTTCCCTTCACACTCATATCTTAACACCTTTCCAGCCAAGTTCTTTAGCTATATCTGCTAGGGTAATATATTCTCTACCAAGTCTATTAGCATCTGCTTTTTTGAAACGTATAAACTCTACTTTACCGAGTTCAGGCGGCACCCCATTATATACTCTAAGCCTCTTATACGCATTTCTACCTTTAGGTTTATCCATAGGAAGCATTCCGCGAACAGTTCTCTTCAATATGTTATGGGGCGACCTAGGCCTTCTAATCCCTGTTTTATAGGGGTTATAATGGGTGGTTACTTTCTCGATAAGCTTATATCCATGGATAACCCTTACTCTTTCACCGCTTACAACTGCTTTTTCAGCATTCACCACGATCACTCTGTATCCGTTGAGTAGTTTTTTAGCTATAATACTAGCCAGTCTTCCAAGGATCTGGTTTGTTGCATCAACATATATTGTTTTATGCTCACTCATTTATATCACCCAATAATTTTAACATTACTTCCACGCGGGTTTTCACGGGCTAGATCAAGTATGTGTATGGCTTTTCCACCAGCGATCTTTATTTTTTCAATAGCTGCTTTTGTATATGAAACTGCGGCAACTGTTACTGGGTGATCAATGTTTCCTGAGCCCAGTACTTTTCCTGGAACTACGACAATGTCTCCGCTACGGGTATGTCTATTTATCCTACTTATATTTACAGCTCTCCTCTGCCTCCTAGGTTTTTCGAGTTCTTCAGCGACTGCTTTCCAAATAGCTGCTCTATATTGTTTGGATAGTTTTTTGAGTTCTCTAATAGTTTTCCTTAACACAATGTTTGTGGGCCCTGTCTTCTTCATTTTATTATCCCCTCACCTCTAAGGTTTTCTATGAAATCATCTATTTTATTTTCAAGTATTTTTACGGCTTCAATAAGGATTCTTTTAGGAGGTAATGAGCCTGTGGATTCAATTGTTAAAATATATTCGTTTTCTCTCCAGCCAACCTTTATAGCACCGGCTGGGCAGTATTCTTCGCAAATTCTACATAGTGAACAATCAAATATTCTATCTCTGTTCACAGTTATTTTTCCATTTTTAAAGCTTAGAATATTTCTTGGGCAAACCTCTACACATTTTTTACAGTTTTCGCCTAAGCACTTCTTTTCATCTATGTGAATATCAGCAATATACTTATGTGCTGCAATAGATACGGGGCTCCATTTAGCATGTTCTTTTCCCCTGCCAAGCCTAGCATATGCTTCTAGCCTTATTTCCTGGTTCTTTCCGAGAACTATGATGGGGATATTATCATAGACAGGCTTTACATCGGGGTCAGAGGTTTTCAGGTCTCCGCTGTGCAGAGTTACTAGTTTGCCTTCCTCGCCTTTCCCCTCAAGATCGAGTTTTACAAAGCAATCCTCGGTGAATAATCCTCTATCACTCGCTTCCTTGCATTCTTCCGGGGATTTATATTTATCTAGTGCTGCTTCGCTTGTTAAAGGTATAAGTCCTAGTCTATGAGCAATATATTCATCATAGAATACGCTGCTATTCATTGTGAATACTACAGAATCAATAGCCATTGTTGGTACTTCTGCAATTACGACTCTACGAATAGAGTTTAAAACATGTAGGGGAATATCTTTTATATAAAGCTTTAGACGCAGAGGAGTTTTTTCTAAAACATTTATTTCCAAGACATGATTCACCCATATTAAAATATAGGTTTAGACTCTTCTACCTCTTCTACCGCCTGGTCTACGCGTAGTGTCATGCGGTATTGGTGTTACATCTTCGATTCTCCCAATAATGAATCCTGCTCTTGCAAGAGCACGTATAGCGGCTTGTGCTCCTGGTCCTGGAGTCTTTGGTCCATGGCCTCCAGGCGCTCTTACTTTAATATGTAAAGCTGTTATTCCCTTATCCATTGCTTCAGCGGCTGCACGACTAGCGGCAATCATTGCTGCATATGGGCTTGGTTTCTCACGATCAGCTTTTACAACCATTCCACCGCTCCATCTACTAACAGTTTCTGCTCCAGTCAGATCTGTTATGTGGATTATAGTGTTATTCAAGCTACTGTAAATATGGGCTACGCCCCATTTAAGTTCTCTACCCATGAAAGCCACTCTGATCACCCCTCAGCTATTTGGGTCTAAGCTTTCTCTTCAGCACTCTTTTTAAGCGGGCTTGTAGGTGCGTAATCAACTAGTTCTTCTTCTTCCCGGGAAACAATATATCCCGGCGAAGTAACTCTACGACCAGCAATGGCTATGTGGCCATGAACAATTAATTGTCTTGCATGATATATTGTTCTTGCCAGTCCCTTCTTATAAACTATGGTTTGCAGTCTTCTCTCTAATAAGTCTTCAACAGTTAATCCTAGGACGTCTTCTAGGGTTGCGTTTTCGTGGAGTAGTCCTAGACGATAAAGTCTGTTAAGTAGAGCTTTTTCTGTTTGTTCACGTATTTCCTGGGGAGCGGCTAGAAGTGATCGTGCTTGGTGGCGGAATTTCCTAACAATTGTTTGTGCTCTCCATAACTCTCTCTTATTTCTTAAACCATATGTTCCAAGAAGCTTAAGCTCTTGAACCAATACTTCTTTTCGCCACGGATGTCGCGGCCCCTCCCACTTCTTCCGAGGCTTCTTCGGATCACCCATGTTTTACACCTCTTTATCTCCTCTTCCTTCTTACACCCACAGTTAATCCTAAGCGGCCCGTGGTACGTGTACGCTGTCCACGAACTTTTAAGCCGAGAGCATGACGTATGCCGCGCCAACTCTTTATCTTCTTTTCTCTCTCAATATCTTGTTTAACATAGAATATTAGCTCGGCACCTATTAGATGCATATCTTTACCTGTAACATAGTCTTTTCTCCTATTAAGCATCCATGAAGGTATATCATAAGCTGACGGGTTACTCAATAAGTCCTCTATCCTCTTTATCTCCTCATCTGTTAAATAACCAATACGCATTTCAGGATCAATGCCTAGTCTTCGACAAATACCATAGGCTAAGTTAACGCCTACACCTTTAATTTCTGCTAAACCATACACGGTCTTTAAGCTACCATCAATATCGGTTCCCGCTATACGCACTATATATCTATAATTCCTAGCACTACTCAAAACCCCAACTTCACCCATGCATAACTTTTCTAAATAAATATCCTAACCAATACCATAAAAAAACTCCTATTATAAGCTTACCGTTTAATACTCAATAAACCTGTAGTTATCTATCCTCTATATTGAGCCGGCTCATCTCCTAATCCAGCTTTTCATCTTTTTCGTTGAGGAGACTTAATACTATTAAGAAATAAAATGTGTCAGGAGGGGCGAAAAATATCATCTCCAAAATGGATCGTTTTCCTAAAGCGCTTCATCATCCATGCTATGTATGCTGTTAATAACTATATATAAAGAAGTGGCGCCGGGGGCGGGATTCGAACCCGCGCGCCCCATATGGGGCACTGGCTCTCCAGGCCAGCCCCTTAGACCGCTCGGGCACCCCGGCATTCTAATTATTTATTTCGCTTATAGAGGGATAAAATGTTTCTCTGGGCTAACAATATTAATATATGTAGTGGGCTTATAAATGAACAAGTTTCTTTTTACAATCTAAGTAAACAATTATAGATAAAATAACGTGTTTAAAGTTCTATTTCCATCCATATTTCCGGCGGTACTCTGACACGGATAAGTTGTTTCATTACTCTCTCATCTGCTGCAATGTATAGTAGTCTTTTATGTATTCTCATTTCCCATTTCTCCCATTTCTTCTTTCCTTCGCCATGGGGTAGTTTAAGTGTTCTTACAACAAGTCTCTTTGTCGGCAATGGGATTGGCCCAGACATTTTTACTCCAGTACGTTTAACTATATCTGTTATTTTGCTTATGAACTCGTTTAGTATGTTGATGTTGTTGCTCCATATCTTTATCTTAACCATTCTTGGCGTCGACATTTCTTTCTACGCCTCAGCATATCAATGAGTTATGAGGGTTTATAGAGATATTGGTTGTTTATGTTTAGAAAAATTTTTTTTGTTGAGACCATTTGTTAAATGCTTGTTTTTTACTTTGTCTTTATCTCGATCTTCATTGGTTTAACATCTACTACTATTCCGATACCTATTGTTTTACCCATGTCTCTCATAGCGAATCTTCCTAGGGGTGGGAAGTCACTGTATTTCTCAACTACTAGTGGCTTAATAGGCTTGAATCTCACGATTGCTGCATCGCCCATTTTAAGGAACTGCGGGTTTTCTTCAACTACCTTACCAGTTCTGGGATCTAGTTTGGCTTTAATCTCCACTATTCTACTAGCTACGCTGGCTGTGTGTATATGTATTACTGGTGTGTATCCAACAGTAACAGCTGTTGGATGCCATATTATGAATACTCTTGCTGTGAATTCTTCTGCTACTGTTGGCGGATTATCTGGGTGTCCTGTAACATCTCCGCGTCTAATGTCTCTCTTTGAAACGCCACGTACATTGAATCCGATATTGTCTCCTGGCTCGGCTTTCTCTATTCTTACATGGTGGGTCTCAATGCTACGTACTTCACCGACCTTTGCCGGCGGCATAAATACTACTCTATCTCCAACTTTTAATACACCTGTTTCAACACGTCCAACTGGTACTGTACCAACACCGCTAATGGCGTAGACGTCCTGTATAGGTATTCTTAGTGGTTTATCTATAGGCTTCGGTGGCGGCTCTAAACTATCCAGTGCCTCAACTAGGGTTGGACCATTGTACCATGGCATATTAGGTGATCTCTCGATAAGGTTGTCTCCAGTCCATGCGGATACAGGGATAAATGGGATCTTGCTTATATCGTAGCCTAGGCTCTTCAAGAATTTTCCTAGAACAGTTTTTATTTGCTCATATCTCTTCTGGCTCCATGGAGGCTCTGTTGCATCCATCTTGTTTACTGCAACAATTAACTGGTTTATACCCATTGTCTTGGCCAAGATGGCGTGTTCACGTGTCTGCCCTTCAGGGCTCATACCTGCTTCGAACTCACCTTTACGAGCACTTACCACTAATAATGCTGCATCTGCCTGGCTCGCACCTGTAATCATGTTCTTAACGAAGTCTCTGTGTCCTGGTGCATCAATGATTGTGAAGATGTATTTTCTAGTTTCGAATTTCATGTAGGTTAACGCTATTGTTACTCCGCGCTCACGCTCTTCTTTAAGCTTGTCAAGTAACCATGCATACTTGAAGCTTTCTTTACCCCTCTTCTTAGCCTCTTCTTCCAGCATTTGTATTGTTTTCTGGTCAATAAGTCCTAGTCGATACAATATGTGTCCTACTAATGTGCTCTTACCATGGTCTACGTGCCCGATTACTACTAGGTTCAAGTGTGGTTTTTCAGAGCTCATACTAATCTACCCCCATTCATGTCATTTAACCTACTCCGTTTAAATACATGTTTAGGGTTTTTATAATATACTCTACACTATGCTAGAAATACTAATTCGATATAGTACTTATAAAGCTATCCTTAAAGAACTTTGTTATATGTTGAAAACAGTTTTATAGAATATAGGATATCCTATGAGAAGAAATGTTATTCTTTATCTGCTGCTGAGAGCTATTCTTTCTATTTCTTCTTTCTTCTGGATAGCATAGCTTCTCGAATCATTGTTTGCTGCTAAAATTATTTCCTCCGCTAATGCTTCCTCTATTGGTAGAGGGTTATTA
This is a stretch of genomic DNA from Staphylothermus hellenicus DSM 12710. It encodes these proteins:
- the tuf gene encoding translation elongation factor EF-1 subunit alpha; this translates as MSSEKPHLNLVVIGHVDHGKSTLVGHILYRLGLIDQKTIQMLEEEAKKRGKESFKYAWLLDKLKEERERGVTIALTYMKFETRKYIFTIIDAPGHRDFVKNMITGASQADAALLVVSARKGEFEAGMSPEGQTREHAILAKTMGINQLIVAVNKMDATEPPWSQKRYEQIKTVLGKFLKSLGYDISKIPFIPVSAWTGDNLIERSPNMPWYNGPTLVEALDSLEPPPKPIDKPLRIPIQDVYAISGVGTVPVGRVETGVLKVGDRVVFMPPAKVGEVRSIETHHVRIEKAEPGDNIGFNVRGVSKRDIRRGDVTGHPDNPPTVAEEFTARVFIIWHPTAVTVGYTPVIHIHTASVASRIVEIKAKLDPRTGKVVEENPQFLKMGDAAIVRFKPIKPLVVEKYSDFPPLGRFAMRDMGKTIGIGIVVDVKPMKIEIKTK